Genomic segment of Phycodurus eques isolate BA_2022a chromosome 13, UOR_Pequ_1.1, whole genome shotgun sequence:
caaataaacttgaattaatcaataaaatcaattaCTTGGCAAGTAAGCTTCACAGTACTCTACGAGTGAATATTAATTGTGACAATTTATTCCCCGGAACCTGTATTTAACCATATGTTGCATTGTTTGTATTTAGCAGAGATGAACCCCGCCATCCTGCCTCTAGACTGGCTTTTGGGTACCTGGCAGTCTGACGAACCAGGGGAGGGCTGCTTTCCTACCATCAAACCTTTCCGTTACTTGGAGACGCTTCAGTTCAGCCATGTCGGGCAGCCTGTCGTTAACTTCACGTCGGTTTTCCACTTCTGCAGTTATGAAGTGGAACCACTTACTGACTCATTTCTCTTGTTTTGGTGCTTTTTAGGTTCAACGCTTTCCACGCAGACTCCAAGAAGCCGCTGCACCGGGAGTGCGGCTTCATCCGGATGCAGCCGGAAACCAACAAAGTGGCTTTTGTTGTGGCGCAGAACTCGGGTATTTGATGGCTTTTGATGTTGTATCGCCAATGTTGCATCAagcatcagaaaaataaatgcacatacTAATATCGTCATAATCATAGTTCAGTGGTGCCTTCAATTTGTCCTGCAACTGCTCTCGTACATCAAAACCCACATATCGCCAAtaatatttccccattgaaattatgtAATTAACCAGTCCCACTCCTTTTGGTGTGCGTGCCTCCCCCACTGGGGGGAGTATAATACATATGGACATACTACTTGTAGATATCATTATGAAACGCAGAATACTACTGCCACAACTAAACtgcaggttttgttttttttgcagaggataaagtacAATAGCATATTAGGGTCACCTagtgacagggaaaaaaaatctggattttctgttttctttttttaattattatttcatttatttatttagtttttgcaATAATGAAtgtccttattgttacgttaaatgtCGTTACTGGTTTTTTGTGtaccttatttagctgtcacatctattgttgatttatgttgtatttatttttttaatttttttttatcaatccatccattttcttagccgcttctcctcactagggtcacgggcgtgctggagcctatcccagctatcatcgggcaagatgcggggtacaccctgaactggttgccagccaatcacagggcacatacaagcaaacaaccatttgcactcacattcacacctacgggcaatttagagttatcaatt
This window contains:
- the thap4 gene encoding THAP domain-containing protein 4 isoform X1, whose amino-acid sequence is MTCPVHHSAEMNPAILPLDWLLGTWQSDEPGEGCFPTIKPFRYLETLQFSHVGQPVVNFTFNAFHADSKKPLHRECGFIRMQPETNKVAFVVAQNSGLVEIEEGELLGQQLNLHSHAIARISFAKKPHVKEISRVFQLRADGRLEQRVSMATDSQPLMEHLRIAYVRSS
- the thap4 gene encoding THAP domain-containing protein 4 isoform X2, coding for MTCPVHHSEMNPAILPLDWLLGTWQSDEPGEGCFPTIKPFRYLETLQFSHVGQPVVNFTFNAFHADSKKPLHRECGFIRMQPETNKVAFVVAQNSGLVEIEEGELLGQQLNLHSHAIARISFAKKPHVKEISRVFQLRADGRLEQRVSMATDSQPLMEHLRIAYVRSS
- the thap4 gene encoding THAP domain-containing protein 4 isoform X3; protein product: MNPAILPLDWLLGTWQSDEPGEGCFPTIKPFRYLETLQFSHVGQPVVNFTFNAFHADSKKPLHRECGFIRMQPETNKVAFVVAQNSGLVEIEEGELLGQQLNLHSHAIARISFAKKPHVKEISRVFQLRADGRLEQRVSMATDSQPLMEHLRIAYVRSS